A window of Limanda limanda chromosome 4, fLimLim1.1, whole genome shotgun sequence genomic DNA:
ttcaTCTGCACGTGCACccaattgtttttattgtgcatttttcttctgtgtgtccATTATTACCATTCATCTCCATCATAATTATCTGGTGATTAAGTTAAAGCATAAACAGTATATTAACAAATTGCCTGGTGGTGTAGTAGTGATGCATGATTGACTGATGCATGTTGCTGTTTTGTGTTACTACTGTTCCTTCTTAAGAATGTATGACGGGGGCATATAGGTCAGCTATGATGCCCCTAGAAGGCCATGTTGAAGGCATGGTTAGTTTGACTGGCACACTACCACATCACATGGGGAGCCTGTCTTTCCCCGACATCTCCTGCCCGTTATGCCTGGGTTCCCTGGAATGTTGTACTTTGATAAGAGTGCTGTCATAGCCACCTCACCTGCCACACAGTTGCTTCCTGTCTACCAATCTGACTTGCTGGAGGGGATACCTGAACCAATAGGCTGAGGTCCGAAAGGGGGTGACTACTCAGCTGAGAGCATGTAGCCTCAACTGGGGTTTGGTTATTTGTCCTGGTCATTAGAAGGAAAGGCCTGTTGGTTATGtgtcattgaaaaaaaaaaaatctgtcgcATTTCTGATTGTTCTAATGTAGATTGAATGAATGAGTGTTGTATTTGTAATATAAGCAAGTATCAAATGACCTGCTGCACCTTTTTGACTGTGTTGAATATTGTCACAGGTGCCAATAGTATGGGTGGACATGGAAACATTCATGGATCCCAGGTAAGCTACTAGGCTCTGCAAGAAAGTTATGTTTGCAAATGATGTTAAAGTGAAAATCCAGTTTCAGTTGTTTAACAgtcattttgtagtttttcaaAACCTGTAGTACTTACATACGACGCAAACCTGGTGCTCAAAACGATAAACCACAGACCATACACAACCACTATGTGACAACAACTGCAGATTGGGGCTCTTTGTAAATCAAGATATTGATGGAGACACAATGCAGTGTATACTCCAGCCTGATTCAGGGAAATAATAAGACATTTATTATTTCCATTAGATGGGCTCAGGGCAGGCTCCACCACCGTATCCAGGACAAGGCCAACCTGCACTCCAGCAACCGTCCACCCCAGTGTTCGTGTCCCCACCAGCCAAGTCTCAGCGGCTGCTCCACTCGGAGGCGTACCTCAGATACATCGAGGGCCTTACTGCAGAATCCTCCACCATTAGCAAGTGGGACCAAGCCCTCTCAGGTTAATTTTGTGCTTGGCAAGTGACAAAATGATGACACTGTTGGAGATGTATATTTTTCTCGGTCAAGTTAGTCCTGTTTTTTTCAGGAACGTGGTTGCACCTCCATTTGAGCAtcaatttattgttttattttcttttgtcaaaTCTGTGTTTGATGGACTTCTTAGGGACcaagacattttcatttttttacacACTAACTAATGCCTATCATTATTAATGGCACTCATTCCCTGCGCTGAGGAGGtagtgttttcacccctgtactttagtttgttggttggtttgtttggtaaGTAAAATCACATTAAATATAGATTGATAACCCAGAAGCTTGGTGGAAGAACGAAGTATGGCTCAGGGAAATAGTTTTTCCAGGGAATatttaatggatcttgattttgATAAATTAACCACGTTAATGACAATATTTTAGGTGTCACATCTATGTGTGAACGCAATTTTCTACAAGTTAATTAAATGTAAGGGTACTATcaggccttggcagaggtatgcataCCATTATAGTTGTTATTTACAAGTGAATTGATTGTAAACAAGTGAAATTTAAAAGTTTACCTTATTTGCTCACTTTCAGCTCAAAAACAAGACGTGCGCCTGACAAAAGAGCAGGAGAGCAGACTGCCATCCCACTGGCTGAAGAGCAAGGGCGCCCACAAGACAATGGCAGATGCCCTTTGGCGACTCCGTGACCTGATGCTGCGAGACACCCTGAACATTCGTCAGACGCACAACCTGTAGCATGCCCATGCTGTGAGCCTCTGTCCCCAAACctgtgagacaggaagagggTTAACGCTCGCTAAAAGTGTTCACTTTGTATTGtcatttaaagaaatgtgtttgtacCTGTGTAAGCTGCTTTCTGTGTTGAAGCTGTTGCTCTCTCTGTTTTACATTTCAGATATACTGTTCTAAGTACATGATTGTTAAGACTCATTCTGTGATGAATGCTTTCACGATTAAAATGTGAACAGTTCAGTTTGGCTGTGTTCACTTATTTGGATCTGCTGTATGATTTTTGAGATGCATCACTTGAACTGTCACTTGTAAAGAACAATCACACAAAAATAACCCTTAACTGTGACAAGGAATGATGACTGTTAATAATGAAAACTGTAGAGGCCATGTAGGTGTAGGCCAAGGTTTTTCAACTTGAAACTTTCTCCTAAAAGTACAAAATGTCTGTATTTTTCATTGACAGTTACAAAGATAAATTCCTGGTTTATGTCATTCTGATCCTTAGGAAATGTTAAGTTTTACCagcgtatcacagggccaacatacagagacaaacaaccgcTCAAGCTGGGATTTGAACGATGAACCTTCTGCCTGTGAAGTGACATTGATAACCATCAGCCCCTCTTTGAATCATTGTTTCAAGACagcaaagattcctttgatctaggaccACTGACACTGTAACTCGTTCCATTGATGTAGGCTCCCATCGACGGTTTGGCGAAAGCCTTAGAATAGAGAGATCACACCATTCCCGACCGAGCTGCactttttgatgtattttttgtttatgtgcGACAAAAACTTTGGGAGTAAGAACTAAGAATAATAGAGGTATGgagaataataatatatgtgcatTCTATGGAAGCCAATTTCCACCACTGTGATGAAGAATATGAAAAACCctgtatctcattattatgacttagtatctcatcaTTTTGAAATACAGGATTAgtattttcttcatcacagtggtggaaatgggcttccatagcaTTCAGTGAATTACTgcacacaataaataaatagtcaAATTACAAACCAACTGAGGGGCGTGTCTTGCAGCGTTCCCCTGACATGTGCGCATGCGCAGTGCAGTGACCGCGCAGTTCCACTGGCTCCAGACGTTTGAAAGCTGCTGGCCCCGTGAGCTCGTCTGTCCTGCAGCTCGAACTCAGTGTCACGGTGAGTTATCCCATCACTTCAGCAAGACGACACATCCACTGACAAGAGGCTCAAAGTGTTTCAACCCCATCGCTGTCCGGCGGGAGTTAGCTAAGTTTGTGGTTAGCACAGAGCTCACTAGCAAGCTAGTGCTAGCGTTAGCAGGCTGACTTGGACCAGATCGGCTGCTGGATCAGACTATTGACTGGAGCTAAGGTAATGCTCTCCATGCCGGTTTAGATAATGTTGTCGGTTCGTGACAATGTAGTTATACACACATTCTATTCAGTACAACCTAAACTTTGTATACGGCCCAGTTCATCCAGTTCCCGACAGCCGTGCACTCACATTTGAACTTAAAGTGGGCTAGACCACCTTTAGCTTGCTAGCTCACCCGCTAGCATGCTCAAACCGATCTGGAGTCAGCCGGGCCAACGTTGCCAGAGCCATGAGAGCCATGCTAGCTGCTAACAAGCTAATGCTAACGACAGACTGAATGTATGAATGACTGAAACTATTATAAATAACAGCTTTGACTTTTTAGGTTCGAGCAGTTTAACTCTGATACGTTTTAGTCACAACACGAAATGTTTAATAACTAAATCTGGCGCAGATTGTTTACTTGTAACAATGTGAAGTTGTTGGAGCCAATTCACACGTTTTTGACAACATTTCTGTTCAGTATTACAGAGCATTTCAATGTGTTCTGACCACAGGGAAGTAGGCAAAGCTGACTGACCAACTTACAGCCAAATCCTCACTCACTGTGTTTTCACCCCCTCAGATTCGAGCATGGAGCTGAATGATGCTAACCTACAGAGCCTCACGGAGTTCCTCAGGAAAACACTGGACCCAGACCCAACCCTCAGGCGTCCAGGTAACTCATCTCAAAGACATGGCCTCAGTGGCACATCTTAATGCAGTTCAGAAGGATTGTTGTCCCCATGGACCTATTTATATTCACTGGATTGTGAAATATCTGCTCTTGAAACCCTGTTCATCAtctctcttctttccttcttaGCTGAAAAGTTCCTTGAGTCTGTGGAGGGGAGCCAGAACTACCCCTTGTTACTTCTCACTCTGCTGGAGAAGTCCCAGGACAACGTGATCCGCGTCTGTTCAGCTGTTACATTCAAGAACTACATCAAAAGAAACTGGCGCATTGTGAGTCTCATAACAGGAAATAGTTTATGATTACTTTATGTACTTGGCAGCAAAGCGTATAACATCTTGAGAATCTGTGCACAGAAAAGACAAATTCATCATTTGTAATCTGTGATTTCAGATAAACCACATTCCAGTGGTAGCTACTGTATTAAGTGTGTAATCTGGGGATAAGATGTTTTGCATAAGCACAGTTCAATAGCTCCTCCCTCAGTGTGTCTGGGGATACTTTTGCATCTGCACTTACTTTACAGACacaaaattgtaaatatctgtaCAATTCACTGCTGTTTAAGCTCTGTTTCATGCAGTGGTATTTTGTAAGACTGTTTGTGGTGATGCATTTTAGTCCATAAAGGTAGGTTTATTAGACAGTTTGATCCAGCAGCTGTATGGGACAAGATATAAAGTCatatttttactgtatttgtgaATAATCTTTGCTGCACTAGCCTCGTGCACAAAATGGATGATACTAcaatttttctcttttgttttcccaAAGGTTGAAGATGAACCAAACAAAATCTCTGATCCAGACCGAACAGCGATCAAAGCAAACATTGTAAACTTGATGCTCAGCAGCCCGGAACAGATTCAAAAACAGGTTTGTCCTCACAAGTGTCTGATTTACATCTGATTAAAATGCTAAAGTAATAACCTGGTTATGTTATGTGTCTCCACAGTTGAGTGATGCCATCAGTATCATAGGCAGGGAAGATTTCCCTCAAAAATGGCCTGACCTCTTAACTGAGATGGTGACGCGCTTCAGAAGTGGAGACTTTCACATCATCAATGGAGTGCTTCGCACGGCACATTCAATCTTTAAGAGGTAGGGCCCGCTATTTACTGGTCTAAAGCAGTTTTTATGAACTTAATACAGAAATTCTCaattgtttatttcttttttaaggTACCGCCATGAGTTCAAATCAAATGAGCTTTGGACAGAGATCAAACTAGTGTTGGACACGTTTGCCCTGCCTCTGACAGAGCTGTTCAAGGTTGGAAATGACTTTTCAGTGTATTTATCACTACACcagtttttttataataatacatttgtttgatttaacaAATGATAATGTTCTAACTTGAATAAGTATTTATAGTCGTTCATTTTCTCCCTTCTTACCGTAGGCTACTATTGAGCTGTGTCAGACTCGAGCCACAGATGTCAATGCCTTGAaggtcctcttctcctccctcacactCATCTCCAAACTTTTTTACAGTCTTAACTTCCAGGTCAGTTGAATCTTATTTTAGTTTGGTGTTTTTAACAGTTTGTCTCAGATTAGATTAATCAATTTTCCAAACAATATGGTAACCAACTATATACCTCCCTGTGTGCTTCTCCAGCTGAACACTGAATGTTCTTCACTgggttgtaattttttttaccaACTATTGAAGTCTGATACATGTACTTGAATACAGTTTTTTACAGTTAACGTTTTTAATATTGGAATTACATTGTCATAGAGTAATTATTGATAAATTAGTTATTGCTGCACAACAATCATTATGTTCAAAACCTGTTGTATTCTCTTCATAAATAGGTTTTGTCAGCTTCTGTTTCTTTagtaattaatttaaatatatacactaACATGATTGGATATGAAACATTAACCCTGGACTGTACCCTACATTATCATTCAGGACCTTCCAGAGTTTTTTGAAGACAACATGGAGACCTGGATGACCAATTTCCACGGCTTACTGACTTTGGATAACAAGCTGTTACAAACTGAGGtgagttgtatttattttcttctcatgCAACACTAACTGCTATTCTTTAAACACATTCTTAATAAACATTTGTCTCTCGGTTGTGACACCTCtccaggatgaggaggaagctggTCTCCTGGAGCTTCTAAAGTCTCAGATCTGCGACAACGCTGCTCTCTACGCTCAGAAGTATGATGAAGAATTCCAGCCTTATCTTCCCCGCTTTGTCACTGCCATCTGGAACCTTTTGGTGTCGACCGGCCAGGAAGTCAAGTATGACCTGGTGAGAGCACTGGTGTACcggttttctgtgttttttatttttaagtccCCTTTCCCTGTTCTAACAATACACCTCGTCTTTGTTGCAGCTTGTGAGCAATGCTATCCAGTTCTTGGCTTCAGTCTGTGAAAGGCCACACTACAAACATCTATTCGAGGACCAGAATACACTCACTAGCATTTGCGAAAAGGTCATTGTGCCCAACATGGAGTTCAGGAGTAAGTAAATGCTTTGTTCTATGAGTCATCAGATTGCACCTGTAAATGTTATCAGTATAAGACTGAATAAGGGCCCTGCCTGCTTGAATTCAAACTtgtaatttttttctgttttaaactgACCACATTATCTGTAATGTCCAATCAGGTGCAGATGAGGAGGCTTTTGAAGACAACTCTGAGGAATACATCCGAAGGGACCTGGAAGGATCTGGTAAAGATTTGTGTTATTGATTATTTTCCCTTCAAATGCAAATTAATcttctaataataatatgaacacACAACATATGTTACTCCTCACTAATCACTTGGTTGGTAAATTAGAACAACGGAATCTGAAGTTTCCACATATATACAGGTACTCATGGACAGTTAACAAAACCATGCCAACAGTAATCATTATCTGATCCTTCCTCAGACATCGACACTCGTCGGAGGGCGGCATGTGACTTGGTGAGAGGCCTTTGTAAGTTTTTCGAGGGCCCAGTCACAGCGATCTTCTCTGGGTATGTGAACTCTATGCTGACGGAGTATGCAAAGAACCCTGGGCAGAACTGGAAACACAAAGATGCTGCCATCTATTTGGTCACATCACTGGCATCTAAAGCCCAGACACAGAAGGTAAGTGAGAGATAAATACTGTTAAAGGTAATTGGTGCACATTTGTGAACTCAATATTAGTTAACAATGGCTAagtgtttaatttattgttatttttcaaatatcCTTTAGCATGGAATAACACAAGCCAATGAGTTGGTGAATCTGACCGAATTCTTCGTGAATCACATCCTCACAGACTTAAAATCTCCCAATGGTAAGAACTATTTACAGCCTCGATATACTGTGGAGTAGCTTAATATCTCTTGTGTTCATACAGCTGGCTTACTTTTAGCTTTGATTTGATAAGTAACTTTTAATGCGGCTGACATGTCTTTGTAATTGTATTTAAAATTTTAATGTCATATTTGTGAATCCACATTTACTAACCTCGATCACGTCTACTCTCCCTGTAGTTAATGAGTTCCCAGTGCTGAAGGCAGATGCCATTAAGTATGTCATGATCTTCAGAAGCCAGGTATGAGctctcacttcctctgcaggtagttaaataataacaaatgaatGCATCATATTCGGTTTCCTCCGTTCTTCAGCTTCCgaaggagcagctgctgcaggcagTTCCTCTCCTGATAACTCACCTGCAGGCAGAGAGCACGGTGGAGCACACATACGCTGCTCATGCTTTGGAGAGACTGTTCACGATGAGGGGCCCCAACAACAGCACACAGTGAGTATCAAGCAATGTAGtgacacacattcatattgtCGATCTTTAAGTTATTGAGCATCACTGTGCATAATTGGAAATATTCAAAATGAGTTGAGATTTATTCCCTTTTCTCAGTCCAGTCTAGAATGAGgcaagtttattaatatttgaaTTGCAGCAGCAACTTGCATTAGTGACAGTAGATGTTAATATTTACTTGTCCACCCATAGTGgttcacactgtaaataacaCCACATTACAAGAAAGCCAATTACTAAATATCTAAAATGTACTAGTATGAATGAACTCATTACCCAAACCTAATATTGGGAATTTTGCATATTTCATTACTTTCTTTCCCTCCTATAGTATTGCCACAAGATTTTTACCAATTTCATTAAAAGATCTGTTGACAAATGAGATGAAACATTGTAGAAACCATCTAAATCGACCCAGGAATCCATTTCTGTAGCTCCTCAAACATTATTTTAACCCAATCATTCTCAATCATTTTCAGTATCACTCCTACAGAGATGGCACCTTTTACTGAACAACTGCTAAGCAACTTGTTCAAGGCACTGGCTCTTCCTGGTTCTGCGGAAAACGAATACATCATGAAAGGTAAACCAGACTTTGCTCCTTTCTGAATGCTCTACGTTAATGATCAGCGTCAGGTCAATTCCACAGTTGTTTTCAGTAGTCTCATCatatctttttcatttttaaagccATCATGCGCAGCTTctccctgctgcaggaggcCATGGTTCCTTACATTCCcactctgattggtcagcttaCTCATAAGCTCCTGTTAGTCAGCAAGGTAATacatatgttgttattatcCATAGTTGCAGGTAGATTTCACCAGAAAGTCTATTTGGGGAGTCATGTTTAGAGTACTCTAACCTGTGTCACCTGTTTTCAGAATCCCAGCAAGCCTCACTTTAATCACTACTTGTTTGAGTCCCTGTGCCTGTCCGTCCGCATCACCTGCAAAGCCAACCCGGCTACTGTCAGCAGCTTCGAGGAGGCTCTCTTCCCGGTCTTCACTGAGATCCTTCAGAATGATGTCCAGGGTGCGTCATTGAGCCATGAAAGTGATTTTCATATTCATTTGGATGATGTTTTCATTGACAATGGAGGTAACTCAACTCCTTCTCCTTGTGTCGTCTGTACAGAGTTTCTTCCATACGTGTTCCAGGTGATGTCTCTCCTCTTAGAGATGCACTCAAACTCCATCCCCTCCTCCTACATGGCTTTATTCCctcacctgctgcagcctgtgcTTTGGGAGCGGACTGGAAACATTCCCCCTCTCGTGCGCCTGCTTCAGGCTTACCTGGAAAAAGGAGGTGCCAGTATTGCCAGCTCGGCTGCAGATAAAATAGTAAGTGATAGCAGTGTTGTGTGCTGTAGAGACTATTGCAATATTTTACTTGTCTGCAGTTGAGTACACTGATTCACTGCAACATGAGTGTTAATGCTGTAATCgatttcttcttcctcagcctgGTTTGCTTGGAGTTTTCCAAAAGCTTATTGCCTCTAAGGCCAACGACCATCAAGGATTTTACCTCCTCAACAGCATCATAGAGCACATGCCCGCGTAAGTCCAATTTAATTGTTCAATCTGAAAGAAAAGTATTACCTGGACAAACTTATAAGTTTATGTTGCAGGCTGTTTTGTAGACTACTCACATTATTTTCTTCTCTTACCAGGGAATCAATCATTCAGTACAGGAAACAGATCTACATTCTGCTCTTCCAGAGGCTCCAAAGCTCCAAAACCACCAAGTTCATCAAGAGTAAGTTCTGTCATCACACTAATTTATCTGTGTCAGTGAGAAAGCACACAAGTCTGAAGTTCAGACAGCAAAAATGATTCAGCCTCTGGTGTCACTGTCTGTTGATAATGAGTCTTAAGTGTTAaagttttctccttttttcctttctccaaGGTTTCTTGGTGTTTATCAACTTGTATTGTGTCAAATACGGAGCAATCGCACTTCAGGAGATTTTTGACAGCATCCAGCCAAAGTAAGTGTATTTTCCATGTAAACCACAAGGTGTtgacagaaaacacaatgatGGCCGACTGCAGATATGTAGTATAACACATCACTGCAGCATTTAGACAGTGGTAACATGATTAGTAATATTAACCAATCCAACTATTTACACCTGCCTTACTCCATTTCTAGAAACAGGACTTTAAAGAAATGTTGTTACTATCACTATCAGGTTTTCACCATATGATTATTGAGGCCAAAATAATTCACAATGATTATGAAATGATAATGTTTGTTGGTTATAATTAGTTACTTTTTGTAAATTTCCTATTAATGTTAAacataattatattattttttttagatttgtcAACAGTCTAATATGCCCAACAAAATTCTCAATCCCAGTGCATTTGCAGTCTCCAGTGCGTTTCTATTCCTGTACATCCCCAAGACCTGTAGAAAAACTTATAAAtcctgttttccttttttgtattGCAGAATGTTTGGTATGGTGTTGGAGAAAATAATTGTTCCAGAGGTACAGAAGGTTTCTGGGCCAGTTGAGAAGAAGATCTGTGCTGTTGGCATCACCAAAATCCTTACAGAGTGTCCTGCAATGATGGACACAGAGTACACTAAGATCTGGTAAGAAAGTGGCTGAATGAAAATAAGAACATTGACTTTCGATCCTTCTTTCGGTGACTTGGTCAAAACAGCGACACATCCAGCACTGTCATATTCaattcacatttaaatctgttAGGGttgatatttaataatatatgaCCAGTTTTTATCATATCTGAAGTTTTTCCAGTATAACCCAAAATTTAAGTTACTAACCCTTAGATGGGCAAGTAAACAATAATGGTCCCACTAATGGTAATCATTTGGATTTCCTGTGTCTGTTCAGGACGCCTCTGCTCCAAGCCCTCATCGGTCTGTTTGAGTTGCCAGAAGATGACAGCATCCCAGATGATGAGCACTTCATCGACATCGAGGACACCCCAGGGTACCAGACAGCATTCTCACAGCTCGCCTTCGCTGGGAAGAAGGAGCACGACCCGATTGGAGATGCTGTCGGAAATCCAAAGATCCTGCTGGCCCAGTCACTCCACAAGCTTTCTACTGCCTGTCCAGGAAGGGTACGTTTGAACACGCAGGAAATGATCTTCAGGAGCAATACCCAATGTTTTTTATCAACACAAGTCACGATGGCTTGGTTTAGTTTCGTTTGGAATCAATTGACTGTTAACAtgattgttttcttcttgtctcCATTTATTGTGGCGCAGGTTCCTTCAATGCTGAGCACCAGTCTGAATGCAGAAGCCCTCCAGTACCTGCAGGGCTATTTACAGGCAGCCACCGTGCAGCTGCTTTGAAACTGATGTGAAGAGGAGACAACAATACGCTGCAGGAGTAGCCACACTGGCCTCGGGTCACACAACAGaccagcttcagctgaactTTAAGTCTTTTTCAGATTTTGGTTTTGACTTGACAGTTAAACAATGGATTTGTTGGAGGAAAAATCATTTGCCTGAATTCAGGGTGTGTTCTCAGATGGAAGCTTTTTTGTTTTCGTTTTAAAGGGTTTTTAAAAAGACATGAACAAACGTTGACATTACTCAATTACTGTTTAGGCCCTTGGTTTTGCTGTGTAGCAAATGGCTAACAAGATGTTCTGATACAATTGTCAGTttatttcaacaacaaaaaaaaacaacagcagcattgGAGGTAAATTTCAACAGTATTGTGAAATTATGAAATAATGATAATTCTTATTGGAACAATTTctttttgtatgtttgttttttcctttttatcgTTCTGGAGACTCCAGTCTGGCTAAAACACAACGCTCAATATTTGTCTGTTGCATATTTCCTGTAGGTTTGTTTGTCTAAGTCTTTGTTTCTGCACTGTTTGTTATTGTGAATAAAAAGAGGCACTTGTATAGATCTGGTCCTGTTGAGGTctcttcactttttttttttcataataatTTGGATTTATATTGGATTGTGAATCTTACTGACCTCCAATGTAGACATCAACAACTTGGTTTTTTGTAACTGGAAATAACCGTTATTCATTGAGAGTCACTATATTGCTACGAGTCAAATTTCCATGCGGCCTGAGATGGAGTGTAGATATTGGGCTCTCCCTTCAGATaacatattcatatattaaGAATGTATGGTAGGAGTCTTCGGCGCTTCAATTGGTCCATTATTCAACAAAGTTATAAAACAGTCAAAGCAGTGTTAGGAGGATTTTATGTGGCCATTGGATGTCTTCATTTCAACGTTCTTGATGAAGGGTAGCATACATTTGTCTCCTCCCATGAAGCGATATGTTGCCAGGTTCGCCTCCCACGGTAACAACCTAGAGATGGAAAACAAAATAGCCATTTTATTTCTAGCTTGGTCCAAGAATGTTTAAACTCCTAACTACCTGAGTCCTGTGAATTACTTACGCTCGTGTGAGGAAGGGGATGTACATGATGCGAGGGATGCAGATCATTTGCTGTTCTGCTAAAATGGCCTTCATGGATTGCTGCACAGTATAGAGCGGTTGCAGAGGTGGAATCAGACTCCTGAGCTCCTTCCTGTCAGATCCCAAACAAGTACAAGAGTAAAGCATCCATTATTAAAGTGTTATGAAACCAAATGTGGATCCTCACCTGATCTCACAGCCTGCAAACATCCCCGTGTCCACAATGTACGGGCAGACTAAAGTGGTTTTGATGCCGTCCAGTTCCTCTGCCAGCAGCTCATGTGTCAGTGATTCATGGAAACCAACAGCTCCAAATTTACTCGCACAGTAATCCTGCAGGAAAGAGCAGATCCCAGGAGAGGATCCATTGAAATGATTTGTTAGTTAC
This region includes:
- the cse1l gene encoding exportin-2; this encodes MELNDANLQSLTEFLRKTLDPDPTLRRPAEKFLESVEGSQNYPLLLLTLLEKSQDNVIRVCSAVTFKNYIKRNWRIVEDEPNKISDPDRTAIKANIVNLMLSSPEQIQKQLSDAISIIGREDFPQKWPDLLTEMVTRFRSGDFHIINGVLRTAHSIFKRYRHEFKSNELWTEIKLVLDTFALPLTELFKATIELCQTRATDVNALKVLFSSLTLISKLFYSLNFQDLPEFFEDNMETWMTNFHGLLTLDNKLLQTEDEEEAGLLELLKSQICDNAALYAQKYDEEFQPYLPRFVTAIWNLLVSTGQEVKYDLLVSNAIQFLASVCERPHYKHLFEDQNTLTSICEKVIVPNMEFRSADEEAFEDNSEEYIRRDLEGSDIDTRRRAACDLVRGLCKFFEGPVTAIFSGYVNSMLTEYAKNPGQNWKHKDAAIYLVTSLASKAQTQKHGITQANELVNLTEFFVNHILTDLKSPNVNEFPVLKADAIKYVMIFRSQLPKEQLLQAVPLLITHLQAESTVEHTYAAHALERLFTMRGPNNSTHITPTEMAPFTEQLLSNLFKALALPGSAENEYIMKAIMRSFSLLQEAMVPYIPTLIGQLTHKLLLVSKNPSKPHFNHYLFESLCLSVRITCKANPATVSSFEEALFPVFTEILQNDVQEFLPYVFQVMSLLLEMHSNSIPSSYMALFPHLLQPVLWERTGNIPPLVRLLQAYLEKGGASIASSAADKIPGLLGVFQKLIASKANDHQGFYLLNSIIEHMPAESIIQYRKQIYILLFQRLQSSKTTKFIKSFLVFINLYCVKYGAIALQEIFDSIQPKMFGMVLEKIIVPEVQKVSGPVEKKICAVGITKILTECPAMMDTEYTKIWTPLLQALIGLFELPEDDSIPDDEHFIDIEDTPGYQTAFSQLAFAGKKEHDPIGDAVGNPKILLAQSLHKLSTACPGRVPSMLSTSLNAEALQYLQGYLQAATVQLL